A single window of Culicoides brevitarsis isolate CSIRO-B50_1 chromosome 3, AGI_CSIRO_Cbre_v1, whole genome shotgun sequence DNA harbors:
- the LOC134834131 gene encoding zinc finger protein 1, with product MASNFEYDMTSRSCVLKVGISHACMNCSATFQDREQLETHELMHSPTGSVNCKICSKQFANVYRLQRHMLSHDESDDLRKFKCTDCDKAFKFKHHLKEHLRIHSGEKPFGCSNCGKRFSHSGSFSSHMTSKKCINMGLKINESNESSTNKNEIGYLGIDAQQFLPFSNSNAAAAFLASFPNPFLSIAPLNPNPFSIQQLLEQSAAILNKHNVKKQEEKNISSDTEDMNADEVNDEERLVMDINDPSLISESEILSEKNTNLSPAYSGQICNLNIRQEKGDLKCSRCDKTFDHPTQLVQHEKVLCTSLHANQTSDRNTDIETSKNYIKNIFPLFCGPSGSDNDDNEDQESKFSGESERKVRVRTAISDDQQIVLKRHYAINARPNRDEFRSIADQLHLDPRVVQVWFQNNRSRERKLENSSYFKKNPQQKLVADFDEPLDLSLKKESISMKNKNTSDIFSCNDVPSIDEAINLSHKSLKKNTHSSYTYKWNSHNLLRQIPVANEVPTVNVKIQPNNRNLTSNGLDMIPMEQLFQIVPEMARNQFLNYTSNDGIRRSSISPSSSGKRSWKDDDSRVSYDDDKISNASGVGKKLYASSDIKEPPNSEGMYVCDLCEKAFHKQSSLARHKYEHSGQRPYKCLECPKAFKHKHHLTEHKRLHTGEKPFQCCKCLKKFSHSGSYSQHMNHRYSYCKPYRE from the exons ATGGCATCCAATTTCGAATATGACATGACCTCTCGTTCTTGCGTGCTCAAAGTTGGAATATCACATGCATGTATGAACTGTTCAGCTACATTCCAAGACCGGGAACAACTTGAAACACACGAGTTAATGCATTCACCGACAGGCTCAGTG AATTGCAAAATATGCAGCAAACAATTTGCTAATGTTTATCGTTTGCAACGTCATATGTTGAGTCATGATGAATCAGATGATCTACGAAAGTTCAAGTGTACAGATTGTGACAAAGCCTTTAAGTTTAAGCATCATTTAAAAGAGCACCTTAGAATTCATTCTGGAGAGAAACCTTTTGGATGCTCTAATTGTGGTAAACGATTTTCGCACAGTGGTTCATTCTCTAGCCAtatgacttcaaaaaaatgcataaatatgGGATTAAAGATCAATGAATCAAACGAATcttcaacaaacaaaaatgaaattggtTACTTAGGTATTGATGCCCAacaatttttgccattttccaATAGCAACGCTGCTGCAGCTTTTCTTGCATCATTTCCGAACCCATTTTTGTCTATAGCTCCTTTAAATCCAAACCCTTTTAGTATTCAACAACTCTTAGAACAATCTGCTgctattttaaacaaacataatgtaaaaaaacaagaagagaaaaatataagcTCAGACACAGAAGATATGAATGCAGATGAAGTAAATGATGAAGAACGGCTCGTCATGGATATAAATGACCCAAGCTTAATCAGCGAATCAGAAATATTAAGTGAAAAGAATACCAATTTATCTCCTGCTTATTCAGGACAAATTTGCAACCTCAACATAAGACAAGAAAAAGGGGATTTAAAGTGCAGCCGGTGTGATAAAACTTTTGATCACCCAACTCAGTTGGTACAGCACGAAAAAGTGCTATGCACCTCATTGCATGCTAATCAAACAAGTGACAGAAATACAGATATTGAAACatctaaaaattacattaaaaatatttttccgttaTTTTGTGGGCCATCCGGAAgtgataatgatgataatgaagACCAAGAATCAAAGTTTTCGGGAGAGTCGGAACGTAAAGTAAGAGTACGTACGGCTATTTCGGACGACCAACAAATTGTTTTAAAGAGACATTATGCCATTAATGCACGTCCAAATAGAGATGAATTTCGCAGTATCGCAGACCAATTACATCTTGATCCTCGAGTTGTTCAAGTATGGTTCCAAAACAACAGATCTCGTGAAAGAAAACTGGAAAATTCaagttactttaaaaaaaatccccaaCAAAAACTTGTTGCAGATTTCGATGAACCATTAGATTTatcgttaaaaaaagaatcaatatccatgaaaaacaaaaatacatcGGATATATTTTCTTGCAATGATGTACCATCGATTGATGAAGCGATTAACTTGAGCCACAAATCTTTGAAAAAGAACACACATTCTTCGTACACTTACAAATGGAACTCACACAATCTATTACGTCAAATACCAGTAGCTAATGAAGTTCCAACAGTAAATGTGAAAATACAACCAAACAATCGAAATTTGACCAGCAATGGATTGGATATGATTCCAATGGAGCAACTTTTTCAAATAGTTCCTGAAATGGCTaggaatcaatttttgaactatACATCAAATGATGGAATAAGACGCTCTAGTATATCTCCATCTAGCTCGGGGAAACGGTCGTGGAAAGACGATGACTCTCGTGTATCttatgatgatgacaaaataAGTAATGCAAGTGGAGtggggaaaaaattatatgcttCTTCTGATATTAAAGAACCTCCAAATTCTGAAGGCATGTACGTTTGtgatttatgtgaaaaagcTTTCCACAAACAAAGCTCCTTAGCAAGACATAAATATGAACATTCAG GTCAACGTCCTTATAAATGCTTAGAATGTCCAAAAGCTTTTAAACATAAGCATCATTTAACGGAACATAAGAGACTTCACACTGGAGAAAAACCGTTTCAATGCTGcaaatgtctaaaaaaattttcacattcagGCAGCTACAGTCAACATATGAACCATCGATATTCATATTGTAAGCCCTATAGAGAGTAA